TGGGGAGCATATGGTTTAGGAGTGGGATTGGCAATTTTAAAAGGAAGACCGGATATTTTTCATAACGGAGAAATCGAAAGAAGAGTATTAGAAAAAGTTGCCGATACACAGTTTTTAGATGGAATTAGTGGTGAAATCAATAAGTAAATTAGAAGCAAAAAAGGGAATTTAAAGTTCATCAAGAGCTTTTTTGAGAGTTTTTATATCTTTCCAGGTTAACTCTTTAGGACTGCCCGGGAAAGTTGCTTCGTTTCTTAATA
This is a stretch of genomic DNA from Candidatus Atribacteria bacterium. It encodes these proteins:
- a CDS encoding DUF4392 domain-containing protein translates to MTAAVSKWGAYGLGVGLAILKGRPDIFHNGEIERRVLEKVADTQFLDGISGEINK